A single window of Anopheles moucheti chromosome 2, idAnoMoucSN_F20_07, whole genome shotgun sequence DNA harbors:
- the LOC128296890 gene encoding beta-TrCP, with protein MMKMETDKIMDDGISNSQYTTQILYDPARKKEPSPTFQTERDTCLSYFSKWNEANQVDFVEQLLSRMCHYQHGHINAYLKPMLQRDFITLLPTKGLDHVAENILSYLDAKSLCRAERVCKEWSRVISEGMLWKKLIERNVRTDSLWRGLAERKGWIKYLFIPRPGVTLRQHKFYRELFPKIMKDIEAIENNWRTGNHNLQRINCRSENSKGVYCLQYDDDKIVSGLRDNTIKIWSRSTLQCCMILTGHTGSVLCLQYDDKVIISGSSDSTVRVWDVNTGEMVNTLIHHCEAVLHLRFNNGMMVTCSKDRSIAVWDMVSPTEIGLRRVLVGHRAAVNVVDFDEKYIVSASGDRTIKVWNSTNCEFLRTLNGHKRGIACLQYRDRLVVSGSSDNSIRLWDIECGTCLRILEGHEELVRCIRFDSKRIVSGAYDGKIKVWDLQAALDIRAQTNTLCLKTLVEHTGRVFRLQFDEFQIVSSSHDDTILIWDFLNCSPQEETTAPSSGGSIGPSNHHNNSGSSSGSGSIGGIPGYGGVMGLAAGGVGGGGGGGGGGGGADGGGSSSSGGGGGGGGGNLNSSLVLQNKTNNNGAANNNHQNDDLSD; from the exons TACACCACCCAGATACTGTACGATCCGGCACGAAAGAAAGAACCGTCACCGACGTTTCAAACCGAGCGCGATACCTGTCTATCGTACTTCTCCAAATGGAACGAGGCCAACCAGGTGGACTTTGTCGAACAGCTTCTCTCCCGCATGTGCCATTACCAGCACGGACACATCAACGCCTACCTGAAACCGATGCTCCAGCGAGACTTCATCACACTGCTGCCCA CAAAAGGATTAGACCACGTGGCAGAAAACATTCTCTCCTATTTGGACGCCAAGTCGCTGTGCCGGGCGGAGCGCGTTTGCAAAGAATGGTCCCGCGTCATCTCGGAAGGTATGCTATGGAAGAAGCTAATCGAACGAAATGTCCGCACCGATTCCCTATGGCGGGGGTTAGCAGAACGCAAAGGATG gatcaaatatttattcataCCGAGGCCGGGCGTGACGCTGCGACAACACAAATTCTACCGCGAACTGTTCCCCAAGATCATGAAGGACATCGAAGCGATCGAGAACAACTGGCGCACGGGCAATCACAATCTTCAGCGAATAAACTGCCGGTCAGAGAATTCGAAGGGCGTCTATTGTCTGCAGTACGATGACGATAAAATTGTGTCCGGTCTAAGGGATAATACTATCAAGATCTGGAGCCGTTCGACGCTCCAGTGTTGCATG ATCCTGACGGGGCACACTGGATCGGTGCTTTGCCTACAGTACGACGATAAGGTCATTATTAGCGGGTCAAGCGATTCGACGGTGCGCGTGTGGGACGTGAACACGGGCGAAATGGTCAACACCCTAATACATCACTGTGAGGCGGTACTGCATCTGCGTTTCAACAACGGCATGATGGTAACCTGTTCAAAG GATCGTTCGATCGCCGTGTGGGACATGGTTTCACCGACGGAAATTGGGCTACGGCGCGTACTGGTCGGGCACCGGGCCGCAGTGAACGTGGTTGACTTTGACGAAAAGTACATCGTGTCGGCATCCGGCGACCGTACGATCAAGGTGTGGAACTCGACGAACTGTGAGTTTTTGCGCACGCTGAACGGCCACAAACGGGGTATCGCCTGCTTACAGTATCGCGACCGGTTAGTGGTCAGTGGTAGTTCAGATAATTCGATAAG ACTATGGGACATCGAGTGTGGTACCTGTTTGCGAATCCTCGAGGGCCACGAAGAGCTCGTTCGTTGCATTCGGTTCGATTCGAAACGCATCGTTAGCGGGGCGTACGATGGCAAAATCAAAGTGTGGGATCTCCAAGCTGCCTTAGACATTCGAGCACAAACTAACACATTGTGTTTGAAAACGTTGGTG GAACATACCGGTCGCGTATTCCGGTTGCAATTCGATGAATTCCAGATCGTGAGCAGTTCGCACGACGATACCATCCTGATATGGGATTTCCTTAACTGTTCGCCCCAGGAGGAAACGACCGCCCCATCATCCGGTGGTAGCATCGGTCCG agtAACCATCACAATAACAGtggaagcagcagcggtagtgGCTCCATCGGTGGCATACCCGGATACGGTGGCGTGATGGGTTTGGCCGCTGGTGGTGtaggcggtggcggtggcggcggcggcggtggcggcggtgcagATGGTGgcggaagcagcagcagtggcggTGGAGgaggcggcggcggtggcaaCCTAAACAGCAGTCTTGTACTGCAAAACAAGACAAACAACAATGGTGCCGCCAACAACAACCATCAGAACGATGATCTGAGCGATTAA